A single region of the Lotus japonicus ecotype B-129 chromosome 4, LjGifu_v1.2 genome encodes:
- the LOC130712171 gene encoding berberine bridge enzyme-like 17: protein MDTAMQLLTFMLLVLQATSSSSPLDKFFQCLSNHSPPSNPASNAIYTPNNSSFLSILHMRTYNHRFSAPTTPKPLAIVTPLHESHAQGTVICAKNHGLQIRIRSGGHDCEGLSYVSDVPFVILDMFHFESVDVDLANGTAWVQVGATLGQVYYHIAEKSKTHAFPAGVCPTVGAGGHFSGGGYGNLMRKYGLSVDNIIDARLIDVNGKILDRKSMGEDLFWAIRGGGGASFGVILSWKIKLVQVTPKVTVFKVRRTLEDGATDVVYKWQLIATKLPEDVFIRVMPEVVNLGTQKGKKTIQVTFIGLFLGQIDKLWPLLNETFPELGLLHSDCTEMPWINSTLYWDGYPIGTRIEALLDVATGPLSHSYKTMSDYVKKPIPKTGLESIWELMIKFECVRMEWNPYGGKMYEISASETPFPHRAGNLFLIEYLTSWGEDGVEARNHYLNISRSFYEFMTPYVSSSPREAFINYRDIDIGANHPSNATSVDIARSYGSKYFRGNFERLVHVKYRVDSENFFRYEQSIPLLSH, encoded by the coding sequence ATGGACACTGCCATGCAACTTCTAACCTTTATGCTACTTGTTCTTCAAGCAACATCAAGTTCATCACCCCTTGACAAATTTTTCCAATGTCTTTCAAACCATTCCCCTCCTTCAAACCCTGCATCAAACGCCATATACACACCAAACAACTCCTCATTCTTATCCATCTTGCACATGCGTACATATAATCACAGGTTTTCTGCACCAACAACACCAAAACCTCTAGCCATTGTAACACCATTGCACGAGTCTCACGCGCAAGGCACTGTTATATGTGCCAAGAATCATGGCCTGCAGATTAGAATCCGAAGTGGTGGCCATGATTGTGAAGGCCTTTCATATGTATCAGACGTGCCGTTTGTTATACTTGACATGTTTCATTTTGAATCAGTTGATGTTGATCTTGCAAATGGAACAGCTTGGGTTCAAGTTGGAGCAACACTGGGTCAAGTTTACTATCACATTGCAGAGAAAAGCAAAACGCATGCTTTCCCGGCTGGGGTTTGTCCCACAGTAGGCGCTGGGGGTCACTTCTCTGGCGGTGGTTATGGAAATCTTATGAGAAAATACGGCCTTTCTGTGGATAATATCATTGATGCGAGGCTTATTGATGTCAATGGTAAAATCCTTGACAGAAAATCAATGGGAGAAGATCTATTTTGGGCTATCAGAGGAGGTGGTGGAGCCAGTTTTGGTGTCATCCTTTCATGGAAGATCAAATTGGTTCAGGTAACTCCTAAAGTGACGGTGTTTAAAGTGAGAAGAACCTTGGAAGATGGTGCAACTGATGTTGTTTACAAATGGCAGCTAATTGCTACAAAATTACCTGAAGATGTTTTCATTAGAGTGATGCCTGAAGTTGTCAATCTTGGTACTCAAAAGGGTAAAAAAACCATACAAGTAACTTTCATTGGTCTATTCTTGGGTCAAATTGATAAATTATGGCCTTTGTTAAATGAGACTTTCCCTGAACTGGGTTTGCTGCATAGTGACTGCACTGAAATGCCATGGATCAATTCCACTCTTTATTGGGATGGTTATCCAATTGGAACACGCATTGAAGCTTTGCTGGATGTGGCCACAGGGCCACTTTCACACTCGTACAAAACTATGTCAGATTACGTGAAGAAACCCATTCCAAAGACAGGTCTAGAATCCATTTGGGAGCTTATGATTAAGTTTGAGTGTGTGCGGATGGAGTGGAATCCTTATGGTGGGAAGATGTACGAGATTTCAGCATCAGAAACTCCATTCCCTCATAGAGCAGGGAACTTATTCTTGATTGAGTACTTGACGTCTTGGGGGGAAGATGGAGTTGAGGCAAGGAATCATTACTTGAACATTTCTAGGTCATTCTATGAATTTATGACCCCATATGTTTCAAGCTCGCCAAGGGAGGCATTCATCAATTATAGGGATATTGATATTGGCGCTAATCATCCAAGCAATGCAACAAGTGTGGATATTGCTCGAAGCTATGGGAGCAAGTATTTCCGTGGTAATTTTGAAAGATTAGTGCATGTGAAATACAGGGTTGATTCCGAGAACTTCTTCCGATATGAACAGAGTATACCACTTCTTTCCcattaa
- the LOC130715626 gene encoding pentatricopeptide repeat-containing protein At2g17140 has product MDQTRKLMQGVLKNSNNPKLAWHLFKRILSSPSTSTSTHHHHHLVATMARILVTANMHREIDDLRELILTQQPHHIAHPSLISLLQVLAQSPHHLDKAFSLFKSLRAQFPSPPPSLPLYHHLLRSSLHQNRPHYVKWLYSDMVEAGVDPHTYTFNLLIQSLCESRALDHARELFDKMSEKGCHPNEFTLGILVRGFCRAGRVKQALELFNKSCCNVNKVVYNTLVSSFCKEGMNDEAERLVERMREQGFSPDVVTFNSRISALCRAGKVLEASRIFRDMQMDQELGLPRPNVITYNLMLKGFCKLGMMEEARSLVDTMKKIGYFVTLESYNTWLLGLLRNGKLLEARLVLDEMVDKGIEPNIYSYNIMMDGLCRNHMLSDARKLVDVMISNGVYPDTVTYSTLLHGYCSKGKVLEAKAVLHEMIRNGCHPNTYTCNTLLHSLWKEGRKLEAEEMLQKMNEKRYQLDTVTCNVVVNGLCRNGELEKAIEIVSEMWTNGTTSLAKGNSFAGLVNSIHNVSTSLPDVVTYTTLINGLCKVGKLEEAKKKFIEMMAKNLHPDSVTYDTFIWKFCKEGKISSALRVLKDMERNGCSKTLQTYNSLILGLGSKGQIFEMYGLMDEMRERGICPDICTYNNVISCLCEGGKTEDATSLLHEMLDKGISPNISSFKILIKSCCKSSDFKVAYELFEVALSVCGHKEALYSFMFNELLSGGQLSEAKELFEASLDRFLRLKNFMYKDLIDRLCQDERLDDADCLLHKLIDKGYSFDHSSFMPVIDGLSKRGKKQQADELAKKMMELTLEDRTVNRTYQNGNRIFPGKLDKDNGSEWQDIINRGGGTGLALKTLKRVEKGWGQGSISSLLPQKNDFLDYYDGSA; this is encoded by the exons ATGGATCAAACGAGGAAGCTGATGCAAGGTGTTCTGAAGAACAGCAACAACCCGAAATTGGCATGGCATCTCTTCAAGCGAATCCTCTCTTCTCCTTCCACTTCCACTTccactcaccaccaccaccacctcgtCGCCACCATGGCACGCATCCTTGTCACCGCCAACATGCACCGTGAAATCGACGACCTCCGCGAACTCATTCTCACCCAGCAACCCCACCACATTGCTCACCCTTCCCTCATTTCCTTGCTTCAAGTCCTGGCTCAATCACCCCACCACCTCGATAAGGCTTTCTCCCTCTTCAAATCACTCAGAGCTCAATTCCCATCACCCCCGCCATCGCTTCCTTtgtaccaccacctcctccggTCAAGCCTCCACCAGAACCGCCCGCATTATGTCAAATGGTTGTACTCCGACATGGTGGAAGCTGGTGTTGACCCGCATACCTACACTTTCAATCTCCTGATTCAGTCCCTGTGTGAGTCCCGGGCTCTTGATCACGCCCGCGAACTGTTTGATAAAATGTCTGAGAAAGGGTGCCACCCAAATGAGTTCACTCTCGGGATTTTGGTTCGTGGGTTTTGTCGCGCCGGCCGGGTAAAACAGGCGTTGGAGCTTTTTAACAAGTCCTGTTGCAATGTTAACAAGGTTGTGTATAACACCCTGGTGTCTAGCTTTTGTAAAGAGGGGATGAATGATGAGGCTGAGAGGTTGGTGGAGAGGATGAGAGAGCAAGGATTTTCTCCTGATGTTGTGACCTTTAACTCTAGGATATCGGCGCTTTGTAGAGCCGGGAAAGTCCTGGAGGCGTCGAGGATTTTCAGGGATATGCAGATGGATCAAGAATTGGGACTTCCTAGGCCCAATGTGATAACTTATAACCTGATGCTTAAGGGGTTCTGTAAGCTGGGGATGATGGAGGAAGCGAGGTCTTTGGTGGATACTATGAAGAAAATTGGTTATTTTGTCACTCTGGAGAGTTATAATACGTGGTTGTTGGGGTTGCTTCGAAATGGAAAGCTTTTGGAGGCTCGGTTGGTTCTTGATGAAATGGTGGATAAAGGTATTGAACCAAATATTTACTCTTATAACATTATGATGGATGGTCTGTGCAGGAACCATATGCTGTCAGATGCCCGAAAGTTGGTGGATGTGATGATAAGCAATGGCGTTTACCCAGATACTGTTACTTATAGCACTCTCCTTCATGGCTATTGTAGCAAAGGGAAGGTTCTTGAAGCTAAAGCTGTTCTTCATGAAATGATTAGGAATGGTTGTCATCCGAATACTTATACCTGTAACACTTTGCTGCATAGCCTGTGGAAAGAGGGGAGAAAATTAGAAGCAGaggaaatgcttcagaagatgaaCGAAAAACGCTATCAATTAGATACTGTGACCTGCAATGTAGTGGTCAATGGTCTCTGTAGAAATGGGGAATTGGAGAAAGCAATTGAAATTGTGAGTGAGATGTGGACTAATGGAACAACATCCCTTGCTAAAGGAAACTCTTTTGCAGGTCTAGTTAATTCAATCCACAATGTATCTACCAGCTTGCCTGATGTGGTCACATATACAACCCTAATTAATGGACTTTGCAAAGTCGGGAAGCTTGAGGAAGCCAAAAAGAAATTTATTGAGATGATGGCGAAAAATTTGCACCCTGATTCTGTGACATATGATACTTTCATATGGAAATTCTGTAAAGAAGGGAAGATATCATCAGCCTTACGTGTCTTAAAGGATATGGAGAGAAATGGTTGCAGCAAGACTCTTCAAACCTATAATTCATTGATCTTGGGCTTAGGAAGTAAAGGGCAAATATTTGAAATGTATGGATTGATGGATGAGATGAGAGAAAGAGGGATATGTCCAGATATTTGCACTTACAATAATGTAATTAGTTGTCTTTGTGAAGGAGGAAAAACAGAGGATGCTACTTCTCTTTTACATGAAATGTTGGATAAGGGCATATCTCCCAATATATCTTCCTTCAAAATACTGATTAAATCCTGCTGCAAGTCTAGTGATTTTAAAGTTGCATACGAGCTTTTTGAGGTAGCTTTGAGTGTATGTGGTCATAAAGAAGCCCTGTACagttttatgtttaatgaattACTTTCTGGAGGACAACTCTCGGAAGCAAAGGAGCTGTTTGAAGCTTCATTAGATAGATTTCTTCGATTAAAGAATTTCATGTATAAAGATTTGATTGACAGACTGTGCCAGGATGAAAGGTTAGATGATGCTGATTGCCTTCTTCATAAATTGATTGATAAAGGATACAGCTTCGACCATTCATCGTTCATGCCAGTGATTGATGGCTTAAGTAAAAGGGGAAAGAAACAACAAGCTGATGAACTAGCAAAGAAGATGATGGAATTGACTTTGGAAGATAGAACAGTCAATAGGACTTATCAAAATGGAAATAGGATCTTTCCTGGAAAACTGGATAAGGATAATGGAAGTGAGTGGCAGGATATAATTAACAG AGGGGGTGGCACTGGACTTGCATTGAAAACTCTGAAGCGTGTAGAGAAAGGCTGGGGTCAAGGAAGTATATCAAGTTTGCTGCCTCAGAAGAATGATTTTCTTGATTACTATGATGGCAGTGCTTAA